The following DNA comes from Nicotiana sylvestris chromosome 10, ASM39365v2, whole genome shotgun sequence.
gacccaaccccccttttttttcattttttattctttctaacCCAAAACCTAACAAACCACTCGCCCCCCTCTCTTCAtcctctccaaaactcaaacaacccctcccatggctgcttcATCACGACCTCCCCCTCCTCATTTTCCCCACAACACAGCCACCCTCGTCGTcgacacacacgcacacacacaacCATGGTCGTCGACACAAGCAGCCACCTACTGCTTCGTCTTCGCCTCATCGCCATGGCTGCCACTGCTTGCTCGACGACCATGGCTGCCACTGCTTCGAGCTCCAGCCACATCGCCTCAAACAGCCCCAGCACCACCCCTTCATCGagcttcgtcttcgtcgtcgagctccatcgagcttcgtcttcgttgtcgagctcgagctcccatggctgccttcttCGTCGACCAGTGGCGACCACCAACAACCCACAACTTTCACAGTTGTCCTTCACCTATAGCCATGAACGACCACAGCTCGATCGTCACGTCCAAACGAGCATCGCCGCCTCCATAGCCCGCCACCAGTTGGGCAgcgttgttgctgctgcttcgtTCTTCTTCTTGTCAAACAAATGAACCATCCCCCACTGCTTTATCTCCCCGTCGTCAACCTCTAAACGACCAACCAGTGACCCCCATCGTTCTGCTTCTAACTCCAGTCAACTAGCACGTCAAGGTTCCGTTCGAATCCGGgcttcaaactagtaggtttccaTTCTCTTGTCTCTTAGTTTTTTGTTCAGCGAATTTATCTTCCGTTCCTTTTCTTCTTGTGTTTGTCTTCCAATGGTTTGGTTTGAATTTGAACCTAGAACTTTGTTTGTATTAGAGATAATttgtgttcattttttgtttgaagtttgttagttgttcgtcaagtgatttaatgtcgagtgttcattttagtttgaattatttcatccttgttatgatgttgttagatttaatttgaagttcaattgattattgaagtttagtgatttgaatctacctgtttgttatgttcaatttgttactgttattgaatctgaaagtatgtttgttgttaaaaatgtttgttcagtcaaaatgatttcagttgtttccttattgttcatcatatggtttggttccctgaatcctttgttttgatgatatttgacataatctgagtttctagcttaaatttgttgatgaaatttgattaggaattgttTATAGCTGATGAGGGTAGAATGTtaatttcagaggggtatttttggaattgaaaatttgaacaattatttattttgagtgctccgtccactaggaattaataatattaaaatagtacatggtggggggacaagacataagttagtggggaagtgatatatttgtttaatataatgggagACAAGACACAAGATAGTGGGGAATAATTcttttgtttaatgtagtgggggacaaagcatgtagGCATGAGGAAATAttttcgggttagtggttcaagacaagggtcttgttataaatagagtcatttgacacattaaaAGAAGATTTTTTGGGGGGGGAGAAGATTAGGATTCCGAAAATAAGAGGGGACTGGTTTTTAAAATCTAAGAGgtcagaataaaaaaaaagaatttgagaGTTGAAAACCCCATTGCTTCATTGATTTCATTTTCCTGATCCAAACACATTAACACTAATCCTAAGTAACTCTAGTGCATTTTTCGAATTCATTTTACTTGTGTTGGTAGTGTTGTGAGCCAATCTCTGTTTTCTGTTTGGTTCACTGATTCGTTTTGGAGTTGAATTTGCTATATTGGTTCACTCAGTTGCTTTTGGTATTTCTGGATTTTCAATTGGTTGCTCCTGAGTTTGCTGGGGTTATTTGTTAGCTGGAATTTTTTCTGCTGGTTTTTAATCTGTTACCTGGGCTGTCACattactgctgttgctgtgttgttgccaCTGCTCCTGCtgactttttcttcttcttcttcttcttcctttgaacattgaaTTCCAGGTATATATTTCAAATCACCTTGATGTAACCTGAGTTGAAGTTGAAACGGAATTATGCAGCAAACCTGCACATTTGGATGCTATTTGTCGTCTTTAATTCTATAGATGTTATATGAAGTAGATTTATCCAATATTAGCTCTGTTTTTATATTCTGTATGAATAATAGAAACGTAACTGTATAATTGGAACTGTTTTAGGCGTGTAGATTTTTGTGACAGAATGTTAAATTATGTAGATAGTTTATAAATGTCATATCCCATAGTGGTAATCTGAAAATAGGCATGTTAAATGTTGACTCAAATTAGTAAAGTAGGATATTAAGCTAGTAATTTCGCAGAATCAGTAGGTCTGCCGTATTTGAAGTTTGATTCAATGTAGTGAGGCTAAGGTCATTAACTTAATAGGCATGAGTTGATTTCGAACAAGGCTTGTTAGAGTTTCTTTAAATATAATAGATTTTCAAAGTGTCGATTAAGTTTTAACAACTTTCGTATGCATTGGTAGTCAAGGTTGGTTCAGTTTCAAATAGTTAAAGAAACAAATATAATTAGTTCCAATGGTtcaattcatctaataatgtgAAGTCTAAATTAGTTAAAGAATAATTTGTTTGTTTTGATAATATTGTTTCTCAATtccatattttatttataatttcatttttcttttggtaATGTTCAATTATAGAATAAGACACGAAATAATTTTCTTTTGAGCAAATTCGATCGCAATTTTGCGTTAGCATCTTTTGTAATATAATAATTGATAAGAGGCCCGAAAttgccaagcatgtaatttaattagcatatattttcttctttcatttttgagacgaacaaaaatagaaaatgtagtcattttaagattatccttttaaaataaatgagacgagcctcgccaaacaaaaaaaatgcacaagctgtggggccctctatacgtgtttgtAAAGTTGCTTAGactccgggatgggccgtttagcaaagtcTCACGGCCTTGCCCAAAATAACGATACGCCAATCGCTtagggcgcgtctttaataaaattacttccCTAAGTATGGGTGTGAatttatgcaacccaaatccaaatctcaatagagtcggaatgtattaacaaccatgggtgcattgattgcgacatggttcgagatgcattttcacgacgttgcaattgtattaaaaaatattaataaaagcggtttaaacttaataaaagtacacaagttataacatgtattaaaatcagatatttagccattataacaatttaagtgaccgtgctagaaccacgggatttgtgggtgcctaacaccttcccttgggtcaacagaattccttatttagaatttctggttcgcagacttcatttggaaagtcgaaaatttcctcgatttgggattcaagataaaccggtggcttgggacaccaaaagccaaacctttcccaagtggcgactctgaattaaataaataatctcatttcgaatattgtcacttaaattggaaaaactccctctcgCATTTATCTTTTGGGGtaggcgcgtaaaaaggaggtgtgacagctctggcgactccgctggggaacgaacccagaatctctggttcagggttcagaattcgagcttaaatgaattgttatatttggctttgtttattatctgatttttacatgtttgggcctaaggtgctaaatgctgctttttccGCTTTGATactatctgaactgtatataaactgtgccgaaacccttctcttcttacctccggggaggagctcgctggtcgagactccctattctgttagtgtcaatacctgaaataagaaagaggtcggaccaGTTACAAAGATGGatgatcccgcgggtccccggtacgtagccccctcctcgactcgagttgtccgctcgggtgcatagtctagaacaaatacccgggttatgaacctagaataactcagcttcatgctggatccctagtaggaatgtttgtttgcatcacgtgtatttgactttggaggctcaacacaggggttgggtctgtctaggacaggtgtaccaaaatgacaaaagaccgtcctgatgcatcttacttgcttctacttgtgcatttatttgcttcggacttgcatgttgaccgacttttgaatattttgaggaaagagagacaAAAGTACGAGGGTTAAAAAGAGTTAAATCACCCGCTTTGAAAAACTAGTAGTGTCGGAACTCTGCAAAATTTttgacaaaaatgaaaaaaaaggagaaaagaaaaaaaagagaaaaagagtcttgttttcaaaagaagtttgttttatcggctcgaactacgccggtttgattctcacagggtgtgagatacgtaggcaaccctcatcggatccaacctcccctttttcagaaatagccaaaatgtcagaattttaatttcatcataaatgagtcgggtgatgccgcttTTGTCAAatgtagccgaatgttcccgaaagggacgcgccggaaggctgactttgcataaaaatCCGCTTTTGGTCTTTTATTTTCCTAACAGCCTTAGAATCCttgtccccgaggctctgtgaggtCGTGATCCCAATGTCGGGccactattttgaaaaaaaagagtcataaataaatcaagtgatgttgttttgtcaaaaacagccaaatgttcccgaaagggacggcggaaggctgactttgcataaatggacactttcgatcatcctttagagtttttgatcggttgaccctcacagctttaaaatctttatccccgaagtgttgaaaggtcgtgtttgaaaatcggatctttctttctaaaacaTAGTCAAATCATCTTTGagtcaaataatcttttacttaaatcaccttaataaatgtgcaggatgagcacaatgcaaaatgaataCTTTTCGATAATGTCTAAAGTCCctgtcaagttgcggctatggtgggatgatctaggtggtgaagggcaagatgaggtcaagaaatatctgaaaggtctcacgggtttattggaaatccagcctcggggagatatcataagagctttggtcacctactgggacccagcgcacaatgttttccacttctccgattttgaactcaccccgactctggaggaaatagcTGGGTACATTGGAAATGATGAAgttccattaaggcaaaaatacctggttgccccaagagctgtcactgtgcattggtttctagattcattaaagatacccaggacggtccataacccagatttggccgcaggtttctGTAGTCcgtgcttcatatacgacagatatggtcatgtaggaggattcaacaatccggttaacaagctatgcaacaaaggtaaccgtcagaagtgggatgagcatagacaagtggctttcatgataacatttttgggccttttggtgtttccgaggaaagacggaaacattgatctgaaaatatccggggtcgtcagtactttgctcactcaaaatgaaagcactctcgcgcctatggtagtatctgatatctttcgagctctcacaaactgcaaagccagagggaattttttcgaggggtgtaatttgctgctacaaatatggatgactgaacatctctgccaccgttccgagcttttgagttatggttcctcgaagaagacttgcatagaagagttttacatgAGAATCAAggaggtcagtctacccgagggagttacggcatgGACGTCATTCTTTCGAACCCTCACCGCCatccaaatacagtggacactaggattgttgcttgttgatgaggtcatatatatgtcGGTCgttaggacccactttctattgatgggacttaagtgcattcagccttacgcgccagATAGTGCCAcgcgaggaagatcttagtgctcaagcaattgagattagCCTGACgaacaatttcctgaagcaaaagtccgccagatctggaatgaatgccaatgtttaaaagcagatacttgcgtgcaggatcgggccaacgGTAAAGTAGCACCAGGGTACCTTgtgtggtacagaagagaacttgagaacaaaaggccggctaaaagaccccatatccTGAATTTTGCCTAGTCATCACAGGAGCAAtgagattggttagcaaaagaaaaaggctaTCGGGCTAAAAtcagcaagctgaaacaacaaattgaaggtctaaaatttgagaacaacgtgcaagttgctactgatctgggagaaaagaacaggttggcccaGGAAAATGAGACGCTTAGGGCTTAAATCCAGCAAATAAGGATAGCCGCTGATAACCAAaaaaggagccggtcggatgagcGACTGATAAAAGGTTGAAAAATGGAAATTAGTGAGTGCCGGATTGAGTCATATAATTTTGAGAATACCATAGCAGGATTCGAGGCACACTGGGCAAAAAGAACAGAGGAACGCAACTAGTACCTGCAACAGTTGAAAAGGGATAACAAGCAAAccattgccaatttgaagagaaaggtGGCCACTCATGAGGACACAGCGGCTGAGCAAGCTCGAACCTTTGAAGCTGAAAATAGACATTGCTATGATTTACTGGcccaaatggaagtagaaattcagcagtggcagAATCAACatctccaggattctcgggttttgaaggcccgtaatgatcaaatagagcgcctactcatagaaaaggggcaaaccagggataagattaagaccattgcccatgccatcattaggAGGTGTCTACGGTGCGAAGATATGACCCGCACCACCTTCTTCTCGacagtgatgatttatgtcaagcgaaccatgtatgagctggaacaacttgaaagggacctcgcacctaagcccgcggcgaggccgaacgatgccccgcgggcgccaatttttaaagctttaatgtatttataggtcgagtctgtattttccatctTGGCGTCTTTTGTTTGTCTTTATGCATCAGGGTGTATCagtagtttttgagtttgtatttaTTTCAATTCTGTTATTCTCCCTTtttcaaaatgtttagtttgtaatagaatgttttagtaataaaaaaaatgtttctttatttttacacttgcttgtcttgaactacgtaatgatctaattcgtgcggcgtcgtgatacgtaggcaatccttatCGGATCCAGTCACGTTTTTaacttcaaataaataaataaataaatatatatatatatatatatatatatatatatatatatatatatatatatatatatatatatatatatataaataaaggGGAGCATAAAgaaaagccggaatgacgcatgccatcgatgcaaacatgtagaaactcacttaaatgtataggtgcatcacaccccaacgtgagattacctgtctgttatttgtttcaaactaaccgtttgcttgcTGCTAAGTCCAGGTTTTTAAAAAGGCGGTTTGGTTTtgtggaggtctggcctcacattcatactttacgaggtcgaaaggaagtgttcagCTGTCCGTCACTAAGTCGAGAGgaagtattcacacttacttcacgagatcaaagggaagtgtagagatgtcttcagaaattcctttgccaacAATTCCTATTTCCgaagagagttcaatctcggctaTCCCAACTTCCGAAtcagcaactgctgaagaaaacaaaatcttgcggcttcgcatgttggaaatgttggatgactggaacaatggaaaagagccgccgagtgtaatccctggatTCCCCGAGCTATTCtctaggacaagtgggacttccaacatccccataagttatccgaCTAGCCCATTCGGGtatcctaccatttcagcccactccgcTGGATCACCCTCCGATTCTTATCCCCAGGTGTCAATGACAGATGTGTctacaaacatattcactgcatcGCCCTGTCCAATTGAGGCATAACCCGCTATACACAAgcctaattttgactcttcctcattcgcatttcaagcaccatccttctcgcTGGAACCAACTCAGTTTACCACTAGCGCTCACCCTCAGCAACCTCAATACGATTTTATGCCTGGGCAAGACCGAAATCCCAAAGCTCTTGAACAAGATGAAATGGCGAgaagaatgaggagcctcgagcagagtttaaaaaatatgcaaggcttaagcgggcagaagagtgtctcctatactgatctgtgcatgttccctcacgtgcacatGTCCGTAGGGTTCAAAACAccgaagtttgagaaatatgatgggcatggcgatcccattgctcacctcaaaAAGTACTGCAACCAATTGCATGGGGCTGgaggcaaagaagaattgttgatggcatacttcggagaaagcttggtgggaatagcctcagagtggtatatggttcaggacatatctcgatggcacatTTGGGATGATCTTGCCAAAGATTTTGTAAggcagtttcagtataatattgacatcgcgccAGACAGGAATTatttgtcaaacttgaagaagaaaccctcagaaAACTTCAGAGAATAcgctattaaatggcgcgagcaagcatcaagggtaaaacctcccatggatgaaatagaaatggtcactactttcctccaggctcaagaatcagattacttccaaaacatgatgtcggccatgggaaaacctttcgcagaagcgattaagatcggagaaatggtagaaaatgggctaaaaacgggtcgaattctaagccaatctgctatcagagctacctcccaagccattcagggtgggtctggaggaatagCAAAGGGAAATAAAAGGGAAGAAACGTTTATGGCAACATCGGGTACAAGGAGAAACTATACTCCCAGATCTCTTCTCTCAGAGAGGACCCCGCAACACTATTACCCTCACCAAGATTTGGCCTATACTCCTCAGCCATACTCGGTCATGACTACTCAGCCTTATGTCCGGCCACCGCAACAAGCCAATCGGAGCCAAGCTCTACCTCCCataaatcagcctccttaccgacaccactataatccacaactACCCCAGAATAACTTTCATCCTCAAGAACCACCTAGAAGACAaactttcacacccattggtgaaccgTATTCTACCTTATTCCCAAAACTggtccagatgggtttcctgcaaccagtccctcagacaaggcaaaatccagcatcacctgcttacaaagcTAGTGTCAGGTGTGCTTATCATTCGGGAGAAGAAGGGCATGATACCAATGATTATTGGACTTTAAAAAGGGTGGTAAAGAACTTAATAGAACAGGGAAAGATAGTATTAAGGGACGaagaggtcccaaatgtgaccaacaatccgttgcccgctcacaataatgggccgttgaTTGGGATGATCTATGAGGACAAGGAGTTTGATCCTTccctgaaagctataatcgccattgtcgatgcAGAGAGAAAGCCTAAAACAACCCTGAAgcaagagaaaggggaaaagaagactaaCACTGTCAAGGCTGAGCTCGAAAAGAAGGCTGAGACAAAGACATAGACGATGTTGCCTTCGAAGAATGAGGTTCTCTATACTCCACGAGGTCGATCAGAGAAACCACAGAGATTCGAAATGAAAAGGGGAATACCGATGAACGtgtcgaaaggggcctatgtggtccgggggactaTTAAACCACCttggctgaatgagccagtggttatcggacgcgtgccacagaagccaatgacagacccgtctacggtaccgtggaattatcaacaAACATTGATTacgtacaaaggcaaagaaatcacgGGGGAACTTCCAAAAAATACTTCTACGGGAAAATATTCAGACATTCAAGAAGTGAACAATGCCACACGGAAGcgcttcccacccaagaagcATGTAAGCACTGAAGAAGCAGAGGCTTTCTTCCAGAAGATGAATATGCCTGACTATGAAGTGGTGGATCAGTTGCGCAAATACCCTGAACAAGTCTATGCTATCTTTGCTAATGAG
Coding sequences within:
- the LOC138880253 gene encoding uncharacterized protein, coding for MARRMRSLEQSLKNMQGLSGQKSVSYTDLCMFPHVHMSVGFKTPKFEKYDGHGDPIAHLKKYCNQLHGAGGKEELLMAYFGESLVGIASEWYMVQDISRWHIWDDLAKDFVRQFQYNIDIAPDRNYLSNLKKKPSENFREYAIKWREQASRVKPPMDEIEMGGSGGIAKGNKREETFMATSGTRRNYTPRSLLSERTPQHYYPHQDLAYTPQPYSVMTTQPYVRPPQQANRSQALPPINQPPYRHHYNPQLPQNNFHPQEPPRRQTFTPIGEPYSTLFPKLVQMGFLQPVPQTRQNPASPAYKASVRCAYHSGEEGHDTNDYWTLKRVVKNLIEQGKIVLRDEEVPNVTNNPLPAHNNGPLIGMIYEDKEFDPSLKAIIAIVDAERKPKTTLKQEKGEKKTNTVKAELEKKAETKT